From the Primulina tabacum isolate GXHZ01 chromosome 3, ASM2559414v2, whole genome shotgun sequence genome, one window contains:
- the LOC142540238 gene encoding protein NRT1/ PTR FAMILY 8.1-like, with translation MGEEHVRTNDGTLDIHKRPADKEKTGNWKACRFILLTECCERLAYYGMGTNLVNYLKLRLNQGNATASNNVTNWSGTCYITPLIGAFLADSYLGRYWTIATFSMIYVFGMTLLTISASVHGLKPECGENGCQPTSSQTAVFFVALYLIALGTGGIKPCVSSFGADQFDESDEEEKKRKSSFFNWFYLSINIGALIASSFLVWIQMNVGWSWGFGIPAVSMAIAVAFFFFGSHLYRLQVPGGSPLTRIAQVLVASLRKVHVKIPSDKSLLYETADVESDIQGSRKLEHTEKFRFLDKAAVETETDNSKGKGQPWKLCTVTQVEEFKSVIRLLPIWASGIVFSTVYSQMSTMFVLQGNTMDQHIGPNFKIPSASLSLFDTLSVIFWTLVYDRIIIPKARKFSGNERGFTQLQRMGIGLVISIFAMIVAGILEVVRLDYVRRNNYYDLETVPMSIFWQVPQYFLVGCAEVFTFIGQLEFFYDQAPDAMRSLCSALSLTTNALGNYLSTLLVTIVTKLTTSHGRLGWIPDNLNRGRLDYFYWLLAILSSINFFVYLLIANWYTYKKVARKV, from the exons ATGGGAGAAGAGCATGTGCGTACAAATGATGGGACTTTGGATATCCACAAAAGACCAGCTGATAAGGAGAAAACTGGGAACTGGAAGGCTTGCCGGTTCATTCTTT TAACTGAGTGCTGTGAGAGATTGGCGTACTATGGCATGGGCACTAATTTGGTAAACTATCTGAAGTTACGGCTAAACCAAGGGAACGCGACTGCGTCGAACAATGTTACAAATTGGTCAGGAACCTGCTACATAACTCCACTTATCGGTGCTTTCTTGGCTGATTCGTACCTTGGAAGATACTGGACCATTGCAACTTTCTCTATGATTTACGTCTTT GGAATGACACTTTTGACGATATCTGCTTCAGTTCATGGGCTAAAGCCAGAATGTGGTGAGAATGGTTGCCAGCCTACATCGTCACAAACTGCGGTCTTCTTTGTGGCTCTATATTTGATTGCACTTGGAACTGGCGGAATCAAACCCTGCGTCTCCTCCTTCGGTGCTGATCAATttgatgaaagtgatgaagaGGAAAAGAAGAGGAAGAGTTCTTTCTTTAATTGGTTTTACCTGTCGATTAATATTGGTGCTCTTATAGCCTCATCTTTCTTGGTTTGGATACAAATGAACGTGGGCTGGAGTTGGGGGTTCGGGATTCCAGCCGTTTCTATGGCCATTGCAGTtgcattttttttctttggaaGCCATTTGTATCGGCTACAAGTACCAGGAGGGAGTCCCCTAACTAGAATTGCTCAGGTGTTGGTTGCATCCTTGAGAAAAGTTCACGTAAAAATTCCCTCGGATAAGTCTCTTCTTTATGAGACAGCCGATGTGGAATCTGACATTCAGGGTAGCCGCAAACTTGAGCACACCGAGAAGTTCAG GTTCCTTGATAAGGCAGCAGTGGAGACTGAAACCGATAATTCGAAAGGAAAAGGACAACCATGGAAACTTTGTACGGTGACTCAGGTTGAAGAGTTTAAATCCGTAATTCGCCTACTCCCAATTTGGGCTTCTGGGATCGTTTTCTCTACTGTCTACAGTCAAATGAGCACAATGTTTGTTCTACAAGGAAACACCATGGATCAACACATAGGTCCTAATTTCAAGATTCCATCAGCTTCCTTGTCGCTTTTTGATACGTTAAGTGTCATATTCTGGACTCTTGTGTACGACCGGATAATCATTCCAAAGGCAAGAAAATTCTCTGGAAATGAGAGGGGATTCACTCAGCTCCAAAGAATGGGAATCGGGCTTGTCATCTCCATTTTTGCAATGATTGTTGCCGGTATACTTGAGGTTGTCCGCCTTGATTATGTTAGAAGAAACAATTACTATGATCTTGAGACCGTTCCCATGTCGATCTTTTGGCAAGTCCCACAGTACTTTCTTGTTGGATGTGCGGAAGTTTTCACATTTATCGGACAACTCGAGTTCTTTTACGACCAAGCGCCTGATGCCATGAGAAGCTTGTGCTCCGCGCTATCACTCACAACTAATGCATTGGGTAACTATCTGAGTACGTTGCTGGTAACAATCGTGACAAAATTGACAACTAGCCATGGCAGGCTCGGCTGGATCCCTGATAACTTGAATAGAGGTCGTCTCGACTACTTTTACTGGCTCCTAGCAATTCTTAGCTCCATTAATTTCTTTGTTTACCTGTTGATTGCAAACTGGTACACTTACAAGAAAGTTGCAAGAAAAGTGTGA